A single region of the Gorilla gorilla gorilla isolate KB3781 chromosome 1, NHGRI_mGorGor1-v2.1_pri, whole genome shotgun sequence genome encodes:
- the LOC129525323 gene encoding large ribosomal subunit protein eL39-like — MSSHKTFRIKPFLAKKQKQNCPIPQWIRMKTGNKIRYNSKRRHWRRTKLGL, encoded by the coding sequence ATGTCTTCTCACAAGACCTTCAGGATTAAGCCATTCCTggccaagaaacaaaagcaaaattgtcCCATTCCCCAGTGGATTCGGATGAAAACTGGTAATAAAATCAGGTACAACTCCAAAAGGAGACATTGGAGAAGAACCAAGCTGGGTCTATAA